TATTACGATTGAAGACCCGGTGGAGTATGAGATCAAGGGGATCATGCAGACCCAGGTGAACCCCCGCATTGATCTGACCTTCGCGCGGGCCCTGCGCAGTATGTTGCGGCATGACCCGGACATCATGATGGTGGGCGAAGTCCGTGACCGTGAGACGGCGGAAATCACCATCCAAACCGCCCTGACCGGGCATCTGGTGTTCAGCACCCTGCATACGAACGATGCCGCCAGCGCCGCCATACGCCTGCTGGATATGGGCGTGGATCCCTATCTGATTGCCTCGACGGTACGGGCCTTTGTGGCGCAACGCCTGGTGCGGGTGATCTGTGAGCATTGCCGCGAATGGATTGAAGTCCAGGGGCGGCGCTGCAGCCGCGGCCGGGGTTGCCCCCAGTGTAATGGGACGGGGTATCGGGGGCGGGTGGCCATCAGCGAGATCATGCAGGTCCTGCCCGAAATCCAGGATTTGATTTTGCGTCGCGCCTCCGCGCGGGACATCCGCCAGCGGGCGGTTGCGCTGGGCATGAAGACGCTGGCCGCCGACGGCTGGGACAAAATCGAGAAGGGGATCACGACCGTGGAAGAGGTGACCCGGACGACCTTTGATACCCTGACCCATGTCGAGGGCGGGTGACGTGTCGACCTTTGCCTACAAAGCCAAGCATGGGCCGGATAAAACCGTGGACGGCGAAGTGCAGGCTGAAAACCGGGCGGCCGCGGTCGCGCGGTTGGAGCGCATGGGTTATAGTCCGCTCTCCATTGAAGAGTTGGCCGGGCATCAACGGGGGGCGTCCTCAACACGGGTGCGAAAGATCAAAACCCGGGATATCACGGTCTTTACCCGGCAACTGGGTGGCTTGCTGCGTGCCGGTGTTCCCATCCTGCGAGCCCTCACGACCATCCAGCAGCAGACCGAAAATGCCACCTTAAGGGGGGTGGTCATGGATATTTCCGGTTCAGTCAGGGATGGATGGACCTTTTCGGAAAGTCTTGGCCGGTATCCGGCTCTATTTTCCGATTTATATGTCAATATGGTCCGGTCCGGCGAATCCGCCGGTATGGTGGATGAAATTCTGATGCGACTGGCGGAGGCGAGGGAAAGTGATGACGAGATTCGCTCGCGGGTCATCGCGGCGATCGCTTATCCAGCACTGGTGCTTTCGGTGGGGGTGTTGAGTGTATTTGTCATCCTGACTTTTTTTCTGCCGCGGATCATGCACCTGTTCGAGGGGTCGACGGTGGTGTTGCCCTGGCCAACCCGGGTCGTGATGGCCTTGAGCTCGGTCTGCTCGAATTATTGGGGTGGTCTGGTGGCCTTGGCGGGCGTGAGCCTGCTGCTGCTGGGCCGCTATTTTAAAACAGAGGCCGGGCGGATGGCTCTGGACGGGCTGCTGCTCCGGATGCCCGTGATCGGGGCGTTTGCGCGGGACACGGATATTGTCAGGTTTGCCCGGACCCTGGCGCTGCTGGTCAAGGCGGGTATTTCGGTGGACCGGGCGTTGGCGTTATCAGGCAATACGTTGGTGAATGGGCAATTGAGGGCGGCGGTGCTGGCGGCGGCCAATGAGACAGTGCATCAGGGGGCGACGGTGGCCGCCGGGTTCAAACGCCGGAGCGAAATCCCCGAATTCGTTACCAATATGGTGGCGGTGGGCGAGGAAAGCGGGCGGCTGGATGAGGCGTTGATGGAGGTGGCGGCGTTCTACCAGCGCGAGTTGGATCGCGATCTCCGGCAGGTGACCACCCTTCTGGAACCGGCCTTGATCCTGCTGGTGGGCGTGGTGGTCGGATTTATCATCTTTGCCATGCTGTTGCCGATATTCCAGATCGGCCAGGCGGTACGTTAAAAGGGAGAGAATATGAAAAGACACTATCAGAACGGCTTTACCTTGATTGAACTCATGATCGTA
This region of bacterium genomic DNA includes:
- a CDS encoding type II secretion system F family protein, encoding MSTFAYKAKHGPDKTVDGEVQAENRAAAVARLERMGYSPLSIEELAGHQRGASSTRVRKIKTRDITVFTRQLGGLLRAGVPILRALTTIQQQTENATLRGVVMDISGSVRDGWTFSESLGRYPALFSDLYVNMVRSGESAGMVDEILMRLAEARESDDEIRSRVIAAIAYPALVLSVGVLSVFVILTFFLPRIMHLFEGSTVVLPWPTRVVMALSSVCSNYWGGLVALAGVSLLLLGRYFKTEAGRMALDGLLLRMPVIGAFARDTDIVRFARTLALLVKAGISVDRALALSGNTLVNGQLRAAVLAAANETVHQGATVAAGFKRRSEIPEFVTNMVAVGEESGRLDEALMEVAAFYQRELDRDLRQVTTLLEPALILLVGVVVGFIIFAMLLPIFQIGQAVR